The Notamacropus eugenii isolate mMacEug1 chromosome 4, mMacEug1.pri_v2, whole genome shotgun sequence DNA window CTTTAGACTAAACACCCGAAGTTCTCACAATCAATCCTTCTATGTCATAGACTCAAGGTCCCTTACCTCCCCAGTAAATGcactcctcttctctttctccagttTACCAAGATCGTTTTCAAATGGTAACCATAGCTGATGTAATACTATCATGCTCTGACCTGGAAAGATTATAGAAGGATCATCATCCCTTTATTCTTGAAAGCTAGGCTTCTATTAATGCAGTTTTAAATTGTTGTagggtttttttcctcttgattcatatttttttctttttcttttcccagtgaGTAGATAGGAAGAGAGTTTTGAAAGAGGGAAAACCAATGGTAATtattgaaaaactttaaaaatggagaaaatgttgcatGCTTAGTCACTAGATGACTATTCTGTAGTTTGTATTATACTGTAATATACTATATGTGTTATATAGTTCATATATAGGTACTATAAAACTCCTATTCAAAAATAATGGTGCTGTGCTGGGAATATTTCATTCACCCTGGCAGTGATATGCATCCATTTTCCTTGTTCTGAGGAAATTCTGAAGAAATACTGATCTTTCTGTGGTAGGGAATAGATCACCTTTGATACAGTTCTAACTCTTCCTGTGGGACAGCATCAACTCAATTTGTAGGAGGTGGGGATTACTGAAGATAATTAGAATTAGTTCTTGAATGTCAACCCCTTGAAAATTCCACCTTTTCCTTGATCTCATGTCTCACTGAGTCCTGGTCATATGACTTTGGCATAGTGAATCTAACTCAAGAGATGAAGACATGTAACAAAGTTGTCTGCATGTGATAATTTAACCTTGGAAATGAACCAATGAAAGCAAAGACACAATATATGATAATAAAACAGTATATGATAAAATGTATAACACATGTATAACACTGCATCATCACAGTCCCCTTATTTCCCAGATACTATACCAGGTGTCAAAGTGGTCTTTCTAAAGCAAAGACATGATAACGTCACTGCACACCCCACCTTCCCTGCCCTCACTCTGCCTTagcaaattccagtggctccctattatctctagagttaaatataaaatcctttgcctGGCAatctaggtacttaataaacgtttattgactaaTTGAATGACTTCAAAACCATGAATTCTGggaaaagaattatttattttgcttagttGTAGTGGCTGCTGGATTGAGTGGGCAAAAGAGTATAAACAATGAAAGACAGTTCAAAACTCATACTTGACTCATGTATCCACCATGGCCATTCCATTAATCACCTGGAATACTTAGGGACCCTCCCAGAGCTTTGGATCTGGAATGTCTCCTAATTCCCAAAACCTTTCTTAGAGATTATTTGTagagagtttgtatttttttctcaattgcatgcaaaacaaatttcaccactttaaaaaaattaatttttgagttccaaattccctcccccctccatccttgagaagacaagccctttgatatagattattagacatgtgcagtcatgcaaaacgtatttccatattagccatgttgtaaaagagaacacagaccaaaacaaaaaaactcaacccaataagaaacagaatgaaagttaaaaaaattatgctttgatATGTATTCAGACTCTATCTGCTCTTTTTCCAGAGGTACATGGCCTTctttttcatcataagcccttaggagggggcagctaggtggtacagttcaTTGAGCACctgtgcagaagtcaggaggagctgagttcatatttcacctcagatacttgacactcactagctgtgtgaccatgggcaagtcacttaatcccagttgcctcatcctgggtcatctctagtcatcctgacacatatctggtcactggattcagatggctctggaggagaagtgaggatggtgacctacacagcctccctcactcaaaagaaagtcaagtgcaagtcatgtcattatttctctgatggcatggtcttcttcagcaatgaaggaagaacacacaaaaaagttcttaggaattgttttggatcattgtattgctgagaataggtaaATCATTCACAATTAGTCATTGTGCAATAATTTTACCATCTCGTTGTTTTtctgtacaatgatctcctggttttgctcacttaattttgtatcagttcatataaatctcctcagatttttctgaaaccatccttcttatcatttcttatggtacactagtattccatcacaatcatgtactgCAACTTGTTCATCCACTCCCTAGCCCTTCAATTTAcagctctgatttcttcttctgaaaactttgtcttcctatcctttgaccatttatcaattggggaatgacttgtattcttatgaatttgactcagttttctatacagTTGAGAAATCAGGtctctatcagagaaacttgtaaaatTTCACCCCCTTCGtttcatgttttcctttgaatcttggttgcattggttttgtttgtgtgaatcctttttaattaaatgtaatctaatttattcattttatatcctgtaatacTTTTTATCtattgtttgatcataaattctttctttacCCCAAAATCTGAGAGGTAAAGTATCCATGTTCCTCTGATTTGCTTGTgatatcatcctttatttttaatttttgtagctattttgactgtattcttggtatatggtgtgagatgttggtctatacctagggTCTGTCAAACTACTTTCAAGTTTTAGCAACAATAtttatcaaatagtgaattctttcccCTTAAGTGTGAATCTTTGGGTTTACTATGAGCATTTACAactgtatattatatatctaatcttttccactgatctaccattatatttcttagccagtaccggATTGTTTTGATCATTACTATTTTGTAGTCTTTGTaccagtttgagatctggtactgctaagttcaacttccttcacatttttttcattgatttcattggcatttttgactttttctcctttcatatgAATTTGGTTAGTATTTTTTCCtagaactttacaattattagaGATTTTTAAGATGTTCCTTATCTTCTGAGGATGCTAGGGATTTGGATAAGACTGGTATTGGCATTAACTGGGTACTGCAACATTAATTCTGAATACCAAGAAccacaaaagaaagaaactactttgaatgtttattttctgtctttcagaGATACTTTTCTTTGTTCTGCCATGCTGTGGTAGAGAGAGGTACTGATTGACACTCAGGGTTTCCTCTGGCAGCTAAATGGGCTCTAATTACAAGAGTAGCTTCAGTTGCAAAGCTCTTTGGTATGGAACATGGTCATGATTTGTGGAGATAATGCTCTGCTACATGGGAGGCAGAATAGAGTTGGTGAGAGTGAGAAAGCTTTAGTCTTTGAGTTCTCTAGGTTTCTTCTGGATTACTTCTGGGTTCTAGCTTTGAGAGGGAAAATAGTTCAGACCAACTTTACTTCAGGATAAAGAGATTCTGGGaagacatgatggagactgccagcTGTTCTTATGTCTTCCTAGAATCTTTTTCTTCAGCAACCTGACAGGGACTTTGTATGAACCATCTTCCCTTTTGAAGCTGGAGGTCAGAAATGACCAGAGTGACTTGAAGGCTGAAGAGAATTTAAATGAGGTTGAAGTTCACCTGCCAACTCTACTATGCACCTCACACAGAGCATGGCATTCATCTTTACCAAATAGGAGACAGCCCCATTCCAATGGGTTTTGGGACTAGGATTATATAAGCaattccatccatccatccatctatccatccatccatccatcaatccatccatccatccatccatccatccatccatccatccatccatccatccatccaactctctatctatctgCCCATTTAAAATTGGGATAGGGATGGCACCTTCCTTGCACACACCATTTTACAAAGTTTCCTATAGCACTTAGAAGGTAATCAATTTTCCTAGGGTCCCATAGCTAATGTCAGAAggacattgaaaaaaattaagctgTAAAATCAAGGGAATATAAACTGGATTACAAGCAGTcactcagaaaaataaaaagaacattcCACATAAGGCAAGAGATTGGAAGAATATGTAGCTCCTAGGTTCATAgtcttagaattggaaagaactgaAGAGGCCATCTCATCCAAACTCCTTTTTGCAAATGAACAAACTAAGTCCTTAGATAGATTAAGTGATTCATCCTAGGTCTCAAAGGAGGTAAGTACAGAGTTGGGATTTTAGAccagatcttttgattccaaacccagtgctctgtctattGCAATTTCCTCTCACAGATAGAGTGGGGTCACATCTGATTAGAAGGAACCACCTAGTCCTACTCCTttagaagatgaggaaactgatgctcaaagGGGAGACATGATGTGCCCCAGGTTatacagtaagtggcagagtgggAACCCTGATTCAGAGGCTTCCTAATTAATATCCTGGATTGCTTCTTCTATGTGAAGAATATCTGCATTTTCTGTTTCATGTTCTCCCATctctttcttggcagagacattaTCCACATGGGACCAACCAACCAAACACGTGTCTCTGAATTCCTCCTCCTGGGACTTTCTGAGAAGCCAGAGCAGCAGCTGCCTCTCTTTGGGCTGTTCCTGAGCATGTATATGGTTGCATTGTTTGGAAATATGCTTATTATAGTGGCCATTGTCTGTGACTCCCACCTCCACACCCCCATGTACTTCTTCATTTCTAATCTGTCCTTGGTGGATTTTTGTCTGGTCTCCACCACAGTCCCCAAGATGCTGACTAACatcctgacacacagtaagacCATCTCCTATTCTGGCTGCTTCACTCAGATCTATTTCTTCTCAGTCTTTGCTTGTATGGAGAACTTCCTTCTTGGTGCGATGGCTTATGATCGTTTCGTGGCCATTTGTCACCCTCTGCGCTATATGGCCATCATGAACCCACTGCTCTGTGTCCTGTTGGTTCTGATTTCCTGTGTTCttagtctcttaacttctctccTTCATGGTCTCATGATGATGCATCTGTCTTTCTGTAAAGACCATGAAATCCCATACTTCTTCTGTGAAATTACTCAGGTTTTGAAGCTTGCTTGTTCTGATACCCTCATTAACagcattttgatttattttacaaCTGGCCTGCTAGGTATTGTTCCCCTCACAGGGATTCTGACTTCTTATACAcagatctgtttttctattttgaaaTTCCCATCTGCTGAGGGGAAGTATAAAGCCTTTTTTACCTGTGGGTCTCACCTCTGTGTTGTTTTGTTATTCTATGGCACAGCTTTTGGAGTATACATGACCTCCTCGGCTACCCGCTCCTCCTGGAAGAGCATAGTTGCCTCAGTGATGTATGCTGTGGTAACTCCCATGCTGAACCCCTTCATCTATAGCCTGAGGAACAAGGACATAAAGGATGCATTGAAGAAATTCATTAGCAGATCAAGCTCTTCTCAATGATGAGCCATAGCCCTGGGCCTAGGGATATGGCTTTGGTAGCTGAGACCAAATACCCCTCAATCAGAATCTTGGAGTCCAAATGTAAGGTTCAGGGCTGCCCAGGGTCATATTCTTCTTAAGTTTTTGATTGTAGATAACTAATCTTCTCCTTTCTGGCCTCTGTTTTTTGTCTCTTCAATGACAATGACTTCTGGCTTTCTTTATATTGCTTCATTATTACTTAGGTTGTTTTTGCCAAAGAACTCTTGATATGAAGTCTCATGATCTGGGTTTTTGTTATTGGTCCACACTTTAAACCCTGTGCCTTTGGCAAATCACAGGCTTTTGGAGACTCAGGTTCTTTATCTGCTGAAATAAGAATTATAACACCCCCAtcaaagcttttaaaatttttcttctgtgcataatataatatattgcaTATGAAAATGATTTATGAAGTATTCTGTGTAGGAATAGAGGCTATTGTGTTCATGGCCCTCCTTTAATTTCTGGGcatacaaggaaaaaaattaaaaactatccTTGTTTTCAACGAGTTTATATTCTATGGGGGCAGGATATGATATTTAATAAGATAAATAAATGTGGTGAGAGTTAGAGAACACTAAAGAATtggaatataaggaaaaacttttagAGTGAGATAGTGCAAAACCTGAGCCTTGAAGCAAGGAAAGTTTTATAAAGACTCTGATGAGAAGGAATGCATTTTGAACATGGGGGACAGACTGAGAAATGGGAGCTGGAGTGCTGAGTTTGGGGAATAGTGAATAAACCTGTTTGCCTGGAACACAGAATACTTGAAGGGGTATAAAATGAAACATGTGGAAAGGTAACATTGGAGCCAGACTATGAGGAGAATCCATTGCGAAAGTGaagagttttttgttttattaaatggGCAATAAGGATCTCTAAAAGCTTCCTATGtaagggagtgatatggtcaaagGGTGATAAACGTAGCAGTAGAAGGAACATTTGAGGTacaacctgtgctttaggaaggtgGTTTTgccagctgtgtggaggatgagtTTGGTCAGGGAGATAGGGGGGAACACACAAAGCAGAAGGCTAATTAGGAAGTCCAGGGTAGTCCAGGGTTTATAGGACTGATTGGAGGTTATGTGAATGGATAGAAGGGGATagaaataattatgtacatatatatgtatatatatatagatatataagctAATGTTAATATAGTATTTTAGGGGTTGCAACATGCTTTATACAATAGCTCATATGACCCTTACAGTTACCCTGGGAGATTGGTGCTATTAAatcctcattttgcacatgaggaaactgaggcacagagtgacttgcccagagtcacatagccagcaagtgtctgaggcacaatttatattttatatttatattttaattatatttaaatatttatatttcatttacattcagttcttcctgactccagtcctgtaAGCTATCCATTATATCACTCAGCCGTGTATGAGCTATGTTGGGGGGTAGACTAAGTCAGACTTGGCATTTGATTGAGTGTAATGGTTAAAGGATTGGGAAAAGTGGAGGATGAGTCTGAGAATGTAAACTAGAGTGACTAGAAGAACgatggtaccctcaacagaagAAGGGAATTTTGGAGGAAAGTCAAGTTTGGGAGAAGGGAATGTAGGGGATATGAAttccattttagaaagaaatgagagaaaattgaCCATATGATTTATTCAATGGGGATGTTTCCCTGTGCAGATAGAACTTGTTGTAAGTCATGGATTCAGAAGCAGAGGAGACAGCAGTAATACTTGGGCCAGGCCCCCAAGAACTAGGGAAACAAAGGGTTTCTAGGTGGTAGAGGGGAGAAAGAGTTGTACCTGGAattagtaagacctgagttcaaatttgccttcaGACGCTTACAAGCtctgtgactctggccaagtcacttaacctgtcagtttcggtttcctcaactttaaTAAGGTAACgataataatgcctacctcccagaattgttgtgaggatcaaaagatatcatatttgtaaaggactagactgcctggaacataataggcatttattaaatatttccttccttcttcactccACCAACTTTAATCCCAagtctttgtatttttttagatGTTTTCTATGAGGCAATCTGAACAGAAACTAGCCATCACCTGTTGCCCAATgttttaaagttcattttctaTGCACTAAGTTAAGCTAGTCCTAGGTCAACAGACCAATAGCTACCCCTTCATTGTCAAATGTATTTAAGCTTGTAACACCTATCAGACCTTATACTGTGCTGGTAAACCTTTGAGGATCATGTGTCACTTAGATAAGTAATTGaagaaggaataaatataaagtgttatttttattgttattaacttTACTTTCATCATCATTACTGTATTTGTCCCtttatccttttctttaaaaatgagagaaactTGTAGAATCTTAGTGTGACACAGTGTAAGGTGTGTGTGTTCTTTGTGGATATTCTATGTGATGCTAAATGTGGTATCAGTAGCAGCCCATACTAGCTTGGGTGTTGTCTTCTATAAGCCTATAGAAAGACAAGGTGAGTTTttacaaaggtgtgtgtgtgtgtgtgtgtgtgtgtgtgtgagagagagagagagagagagagagagagagagagagacagagacagagacagagacagagacagagagacagagagaggcagagagaga harbors:
- the LOC140498106 gene encoding olfactory receptor 7D4-like, which produces MFSHLFLGRDIIHMGPTNQTRVSEFLLLGLSEKPEQQLPLFGLFLSMYMVALFGNMLIIVAIVCDSHLHTPMYFFISNLSLVDFCLVSTTVPKMLTNILTHSKTISYSGCFTQIYFFSVFACMENFLLGAMAYDRFVAICHPLRYMAIMNPLLCVLLVLISCVLSLLTSLLHGLMMMHLSFCKDHEIPYFFCEITQVLKLACSDTLINSILIYFTTGLLGIVPLTGILTSYTQICFSILKFPSAEGKYKAFFTCGSHLCVVLLFYGTAFGVYMTSSATRSSWKSIVASVMYAVVTPMLNPFIYSLRNKDIKDALKKFISRSSSSQ